One Rhodospirillales bacterium DNA segment encodes these proteins:
- a CDS encoding iron ABC transporter permease yields MNRWTVITIAIAALFAVPVLVILAHIFVPAGDVWKHLASTLLASYVTNSLLLMIGVGTGTLIIGVGTAWLVTMCRFPGAKLFEWCLLLPMAMPAYVIAYTYTGLLDAAGPVQETIRALSGLEIGQYWFPEIRNLPGAMTMMTLVLYPYVYLLSRAAFLEQSICVLEVSRTLGRTPWQGFRSVALPLARPAIATGVVLALMETLNDFGTVQYFAVDTFTTGIFRTWYGLGEPAAAAQLAAMLMIFVLLLILGERLSRGQGRTHHTTQRYRSISGYQLRGLRKGLAITACILPVLLGFFIPAGTLLSWSLETADTMVDRHFFELAFNSFTLAATAAVLAAAIATVMAYGLRLRPTPLTKAAARLASMGYAIPGAVIAVGILIPFSWLDGTINDWSRATLNVEPGLIFSGTIVAVIFAYLVRFLAVSFNAVEASLAKITPNMDDAARTLGKKPGQILLRTHFPIMSGTLLTAGLLVFVDVMKELPATLILRPFNFDTLAIRTYQLASDERLADASSAALAIVVVGIIPVVLLSLAIARSRPGSSRIGSPTESRE; encoded by the coding sequence ATGAACCGCTGGACCGTCATCACAATCGCCATTGCGGCCTTGTTTGCCGTGCCTGTTCTGGTGATCCTTGCCCATATATTTGTGCCCGCTGGTGACGTCTGGAAACATCTGGCATCAACCTTACTTGCCTCTTATGTAACCAATTCACTGCTGTTGATGATCGGTGTTGGCACCGGGACCTTGATCATTGGTGTGGGCACAGCGTGGCTGGTCACCATGTGCCGGTTCCCAGGCGCAAAGCTGTTTGAATGGTGTCTTTTGTTGCCCATGGCCATGCCTGCCTATGTCATTGCCTATACCTATACCGGGCTTCTTGATGCGGCAGGCCCGGTCCAGGAAACAATCCGCGCGCTTTCAGGGCTTGAAATAGGGCAATACTGGTTCCCGGAAATCCGCAACCTGCCGGGCGCCATGACCATGATGACCCTGGTGCTTTACCCCTATGTTTATCTGTTGTCGCGTGCGGCATTTCTGGAGCAATCGATTTGTGTTCTGGAAGTATCGCGCACGCTGGGGCGCACCCCATGGCAGGGGTTCCGGTCCGTCGCCTTACCGCTGGCACGGCCCGCCATTGCAACGGGCGTGGTATTGGCACTGATGGAAACCCTGAATGATTTTGGAACCGTGCAATATTTTGCGGTGGACACCTTTACCACGGGCATTTTTCGAACCTGGTATGGATTGGGTGAACCCGCCGCCGCCGCACAATTGGCGGCCATGCTGATGATTTTTGTTTTGCTGTTGATCCTTGGCGAACGATTATCACGGGGACAGGGCCGAACCCATCACACAACCCAACGCTATCGCTCTATTTCGGGTTATCAATTGCGCGGATTACGCAAAGGGCTCGCCATCACAGCTTGTATTTTGCCGGTTCTTTTGGGCTTTTTCATTCCTGCTGGCACCCTTCTTTCATGGTCGCTGGAAACGGCCGACACCATGGTTGATCGTCACTTTTTTGAACTGGCCTTTAACAGCTTCACCCTTGCCGCAACGGCGGCTGTGTTGGCTGCCGCCATTGCAACGGTCATGGCCTATGGATTACGCCTAAGGCCCACGCCCCTAACCAAAGCTGCTGCACGCCTTGCCAGTATGGGGTACGCCATCCCGGGTGCTGTTATCGCGGTTGGCATCTTGATCCCATTTTCATGGTTGGACGGAACCATCAATGACTGGTCCCGTGCGACGCTGAACGTTGAACCGGGCCTGATTTTTTCAGGGACCATTGTTGCGGTTATTTTTGCGTATCTGGTTCGGTTCCTTGCCGTTTCATTTAACGCCGTAGAAGCATCGCTGGCTAAAATCACGCCGAACATGGATGACGCCGCACGAACCCTTGGCAAAAAACCCGGACAGATTTTATTGCGCACACATTTTCCAATCATGTCTGGCACCTTGCTAACAGCCGGGCTTTTGGTTTTTGTCGACGTTATGAAAGAATTGCCTGCAACCTTGATTTTAAGGCCCTTTAATTTTGATACTTTAGCCATTCGAACATATCAGTTAGCCTCTGACGAAAGGCTAGCCGATGCTTCCAGTGCGGCCCTTGCCATTGTCGTTGTTGGTATTATTCCGGTCGTTTTGTTAAGCCTTGCCATTGCACGATCCAGGCCCGGATCAAGCCGTATCGGTTCGCCCACCGAGAGTAGGGAGTAG